The Accipiter gentilis chromosome 7, bAccGen1.1, whole genome shotgun sequence genome includes a region encoding these proteins:
- the PDP2 gene encoding pyruvate dehydrogenase [acetyl-transferring]-phosphatase 2, mitochondrial produces MSRTVSSWILSSARNSIVLQGKGRLYSICIPNRNKIKWKLVFSKTRLYPAGSCSLDNTFSLKKAFRHTSTEEEHFSFQLSPSQINDILRAGELSHKILDLNGKNANSVLKFESNQLASNTPIEDRRSAATCLQTKGMMFGVFDGHAGSACAQAVSERLLHYIAVSLMSRQTLEEIELAVDCMKPVLPILQWHKHPNDVEYREITSQYFENLRVYWQHLLDLDAELGFSLEEAMICAFKRLDSDISLEVQAPQENELMRNIALQVAFSGATACVAHIDGVHLHVANTGDCRAILGVHEEDGTWSTLPLTRDHNAFDEFEIRRLKREHPRSEEKTLFVNDRLLGILMPSRAFGDVQLKWSKELQHSVLENSCDVESLNIYQYVPPNYHTPPYLTAEPEVTYHKLRSKDKFLVIASDGLWEMLSNEKVVKLVAGHLTELNVQKPQLAFEKPVNLGYMHSLLLQRKNRGIASLDQNIATHLIRHAIGSNEYGEVDQEKLAAMLTLPEDLARMYRDDITVTVVYFNSETIENYYRNNE; encoded by the coding sequence ATGTCAAGAACTGTATCATCCTGGATCTTAAGCTCAGCAAGAAACAGCATTGTTTTACAAGGAAAAGGACGTTTGTACTCCATCTGTATCCCAAATAGAAACAAGATAAAATGGAAGcttgttttctccaaaacacGTCTCTaccctgctgggagctgcagcttaGACAATactttctccttaaaaaaagcaTTCCGACACACTTCCACTGAAGaagaacatttctctttccagttgtCTCCATCACAAATCAATGATATACTCAGAGCAGGTGAATTATCCCATAAAATACTGGATTTGAATGGTAAAAATGCAAATTCTGTGTTGAAGTTTGAAAGTAACCAGTTGGCATCGAACACCCCTATTGAAGACCGCAGAAGTGCAGCCACGTGCTTGCAGACCAAAGGGATGATGTTTGGAGTCTTTGATGGCCATGCAGGTTCTGCGTGTGCCCAGGCAGTAAGTGAGAGACTGCTTCATTATATAGCAGTTTCTCTCATGTCTCGGCAAACCTTGGAAGAGATCGAGCTTGCTGTGGACTGCATGAAACCAGTTCTGCCTATTCTGCAGTGGCACAAGCATCCAAATGATGTAGAGTATCGAGAAATAACTTCACAATATTTTGAAAACCTCCGGGTTTACTGGCAACATTTACTGGACCTAGACGCTGAGCTAGGATTTAGTTTAGAAGAAGCCATGATATGTGCATTCAAACGGTTAGACTCGGATATATCACTGGAAGTTCAGGCTCCCCAGGAAAATGAATTGATGAGGAATATTGCCCTTCAAGTAGCTTTTTCTGGTGCAACAGCCTGTGTAGCTCACATTGATGGTGTTCACTTACATGTTGCAAATACTGGTGATTGCAGAGCAATTTTAGGTGTTCATGAAGAAGATGGAACGTGGTCTACTCTCCCTCTGACCCGAGACCACAATGCCTTTGATGAATTTGAAATTAGAAGACTGAAGAGAGAACATCCTAGATCTGAGGAGAAAACCCTATTTGTGAATGACAGATTACTGGGGATTCTCATGCCCTCCAGAGCTTTTGGAGACGTGCAATTAAAATGGAGTAAAGAATTGCAACACAGTGTTCTTGAGAACAGCTGTGATGTTGagtctttaaatatttatcagTACGTTCCTCCAAACTACCATACACCCCCTTATTTAACTGCAGAGCCTGAAGTCACATACCACAAATTAAGAAGCAAGGATAAGTTTCTAGTTATTGCTTCGGATGGACTATGGGAGATGCTAAGTAATGAGAAGGTTGTAAAACTTGTTGCTGGGCACCTTACAGAGCTTAACGTGCAGAAACCACAACTGGCTTTTGAGAAACCAGTTAATTTGGGTTATATGCACAGCTTGTTACTTCAGAGGAAAAACAGAGGCATTGCCTCACTTGACCAGAACATAGCTACTCATTTAATAAGGCATGCAATTGGAAGTAATGAGTATGGGGAGGTGGACCAAGAGAAACTTGCTGCAATGCTAACACTGCCTGAAGACCTTGCAAGAATGTACAGAGATGATATCACTGTTACTGTGGtgtattttaattcagaaacaaTTGAAAATTACTACAGAAACAATGAATAG
- the CA7 gene encoding carbonic anhydrase 7 gives MTGHHGWGYGQDDGPSEWHKSYPIAQGNRQSPIDIVSARAVYDPNLKPLIISYESCTSLNISNNGHSVMVEFEDTDDKTAISGGPFENPFRLKQFHFHWGTKHSQGSEHTIDGKPFPCELHLVHWNARKYATFGEAAAAPDGLAVVGVFLEIGKEHVNMNRLTDALYMVKFKGTKAQFRSFNPKCLLPLSLDYWTYLGSLTTPPLNESVTWIVLKEPIRISEKQLEKFRMLLFTSEEDQRIQMVNNFRPPQPLKGRVVRASFKA, from the exons ATGACTGGCCACCACGGTTGGGGATATGGGCAGGATGACG gaCCTTCAGAGTGGCACAAATCTTATCCTATTGCCCAAGGGAACCGCCAGTCACCTATTGATATAGTTTCTGCAAGAGCAGTTTATGACCCTAATCTGAAGCCACTTATTATCTCCTATGAATCATGTACATCTCTCAACATCTCCAACAATGGCCATTCAGTTATGGTTGAGTTTGAAGATACTGATGACAAGACAG CAATCAGTGGTGGTCCCTTTGAGAATCCATTTCGACTAAAGCAGTTTCACTTTCACTGGGGGACAAAGCACAGCCAGGGATCGGAGCATACAATAGATGGCAAACCTTTTCCCTGTGAG ctccACTTAGTTCACTGGAATGCCAGAAAATATGCAACatttggagaagcagcagcagctccagatGGCTTGGCAGTAGTTGGTGTTTTCTTGGAg ATTGGGAAAGAGCATGTCAATATGAACAGACTCACTGATGCTTTGTACATGGTAAAATTTAAA ggaACAAAAGCTCAATTTAGAAGCTTCAACCCCAAATGTCTCCTGCCTTTGAGTCTAGATTATTGGACATACCTTGGTTCTTTGACAACACCTCCCCTTAATGAGAGTGTAACATGGATAGTGCTGAAAGAACCCATCAGAATTTCTGAGAAACAG CTGGAGAAATTCCGCATGCTGCTCTTCACCAGTGAGGAAGACCAGAGGATCCAAATGGTGAATAATTTTCGCCCACCTCAGCCTCTTAAGGGGAGAGTAGTTCGAGCTTCCTTCAAGGCCTGA